A window of the Lolium perenne isolate Kyuss_39 chromosome 7, Kyuss_2.0, whole genome shotgun sequence genome harbors these coding sequences:
- the LOC127323961 gene encoding uncharacterized protein isoform X1 yields MVKKTAEQSYGELSELKPRQNFRLGDITWVKHGTSSWWPAQVIDEASASNKPKKKTIHDALVRLYGTCQYLYVDPWKSKMEFEMILKEENKTAMEAFHHVLQKELTHLSSPSDDDDEPVSTKAKTSVRKASAEGRDKTQKQASVDKKGRKAVTSVVRKEGARQSGRTSAKKYSDASEDSTSQLHGTSASEDAAEVGDITSVNRRQRKKVSAVDGTDREIKAMVRDMLLGDVVARQHASVDDVIFRVCDATVGMVAHGTTEGGRSIKRTGGGLEADSSNDAKRPRKGNTKPNNSNSSPSRDVAAMEGREQHSSRQIKIMQKLGLVAPPGSPFKGLAAATHR; encoded by the exons ATGGTGAAGAAAACTGCAGAGCAAAGTTATGGTGAACTTTCAGAACTTAAGCCAAGGCAGAATTTCCGTTTAGGAGATATAACATGGGTTAAGCATGGTACCTCTTCTTGGTGGCCAGCGCAG GTCATTGATGAAGCATCTGCTAGTAACAAGCCCAAGAAGAAGACCATCCATGATGCCCTGGTGCGATTGTATGGCACATGCCAATA CTTGTATGTTGACCCTTGGAAGTCTAAGATGGAATTTGAAATG ATTCTGAAGGAAGAAAATAAGACAGCCATGGAAGCATTCCACCATGTGCTTCAGAAG GAGCTTACTCATCTTAGCTCGCccagtgatgatgatgacgaaCCTGTCAGCACAAAAG CCAAGACGTCTGTTAGGAAAGCCTCTGCTGAAGGAAGAGATAAGACACAGAAGCAAGCTTCTGTAGATAAAAAGGGTCGTAAGGCAGTAACATCGGTTGTCAGGAAGGAAGGAGCAAGACAATCAGGCCGTACCAGTGCAAAGAAATATTCAGATGCTTCCGAGGACAGCACATCGCAACTCCACGGTACAAGTGCAAGTGAAGATGCAGCTGAAGTAGGAGACATTACATCAGTGAATCGAAGGCAGCGCAAGAAGGTTTCAGCGGTAGATGGAACTGACCGAGAGATAAAGGCTATGGTTAGGGACATGCTGCTGGGGGACGTTGTAGCCAGGCAGCACGCCTCTGTAGATGATGTGATCTTTCGAGTCTGTGATGCTACCGTAGGAATGGTGGCTCATGGTACTACAGAGGGTGGACGAAGCATCAAGCGAACTGGCGGTGGACTGGAGGCTGATTCAAGCAACGATGCAAAGCGACCTAGAAAGGGGAACACCAAGCCTAACAATTCCAACTCTTCTCCT AGCAGGGATGTTGCAGCCATGGAGGGACGTGAGCAGCATAGCTCGCGCCAGATCAAGATCATGCAGAAGCTGGGTCTGGTCGCTCCACCAGGATCTCCATTCAAGGGATTAGCTGCGGCCACCCACCGATAG
- the LOC127323961 gene encoding uncharacterized protein isoform X2, with protein sequence MVKKTAEQSYGELSELKPRQNFRLGDITWVKHGTSSWWPAQVIDEASASNKPKKKTIHDALVRLYGTCQYLYVDPWKSKMEFEMILKEENKTAMEAFHHVLQKELTHLSSPSDDDDEPVSTKAKTSVRKASAEGRDKTQKQASVDKKGRKAVTSVVRKEGARQSGRTSAKKYSDASEDSTSQLHGTSASEDAAEVGDITSVNRRQRKKVSAVDGTDREIKAMVRDMLLGDVVARQHASVDDVIFRVCDATVGMVAHGTTEGGRSIKRTGGGLEADSSNDAKRPRKGNTKPNNSNSSPGCCSHGGT encoded by the exons ATGGTGAAGAAAACTGCAGAGCAAAGTTATGGTGAACTTTCAGAACTTAAGCCAAGGCAGAATTTCCGTTTAGGAGATATAACATGGGTTAAGCATGGTACCTCTTCTTGGTGGCCAGCGCAG GTCATTGATGAAGCATCTGCTAGTAACAAGCCCAAGAAGAAGACCATCCATGATGCCCTGGTGCGATTGTATGGCACATGCCAATA CTTGTATGTTGACCCTTGGAAGTCTAAGATGGAATTTGAAATG ATTCTGAAGGAAGAAAATAAGACAGCCATGGAAGCATTCCACCATGTGCTTCAGAAG GAGCTTACTCATCTTAGCTCGCccagtgatgatgatgacgaaCCTGTCAGCACAAAAG CCAAGACGTCTGTTAGGAAAGCCTCTGCTGAAGGAAGAGATAAGACACAGAAGCAAGCTTCTGTAGATAAAAAGGGTCGTAAGGCAGTAACATCGGTTGTCAGGAAGGAAGGAGCAAGACAATCAGGCCGTACCAGTGCAAAGAAATATTCAGATGCTTCCGAGGACAGCACATCGCAACTCCACGGTACAAGTGCAAGTGAAGATGCAGCTGAAGTAGGAGACATTACATCAGTGAATCGAAGGCAGCGCAAGAAGGTTTCAGCGGTAGATGGAACTGACCGAGAGATAAAGGCTATGGTTAGGGACATGCTGCTGGGGGACGTTGTAGCCAGGCAGCACGCCTCTGTAGATGATGTGATCTTTCGAGTCTGTGATGCTACCGTAGGAATGGTGGCTCATGGTACTACAGAGGGTGGACGAAGCATCAAGCGAACTGGCGGTGGACTGGAGGCTGATTCAAGCAACGATGCAAAGCGACCTAGAAAGGGGAACACCAAGCCTAACAATTCCAACTCTTCTCCT GGATGTTGCAGCCATGGAGGGACGTGA
- the LOC127323896 gene encoding uncharacterized protein has translation MVSWGDGEDSSSEQSSLGADSVNTTYDSDFCGLADDGASTVTCKHGAVAARFVAFDGCWTGRRFLGCAGHDGEPACDFLLWVDGEWPPALRKSLAKLWDLYGQEKQGRVNDALDNMEKRFKLKDEIEKMHIDLRNAQEEMKKIVEEKQLILALKAQAEQGLIDARAELEQKKALDASSSNMHKCMRIKAEKERDQLKEEKRKLEYIIGDLFKLKETTRAKLKKIKEMCEE, from the exons ATGGTTTCTTGGGGTGACGGCGAGGATTCCTCTTCAGAGCAGAGCTCCCTCGGCGCTGAT AGTGTGAACACTACCTACGACTCTGATTTCTGCGGTTTAGCTGATGATGGTGCAAGTACTGTGACTTGCAAGCATGGTGCTGTAGCTGCTCGATTTGTAGCATTTGATGGTTGCTGGACAGGGAGGAGGTTCTTAGGGTGTGCAGGGCATGATGGAGAACCAGCTTGTGATTTTCTTCTGTGGGTAGATGGTGAGTGGCCACCTGCACTTCGGAAATCATTGGCAAAGTTGTGGGATTTGTATGGACAAGAGAAGCAAGGCAGGGTTAATGATGCTCTGGACAACATGGAGAAGAGGTTCAAGCTGAAGGATGAGATTGAGAAGATGCACATTGACCTGAGGAATGCtcaagaagagatgaagaaaatTGTGGAGGAGAAGCAACTGATACTTGCCTTGAAGGCCCAAGCTGAGCAAGGATTGATTGATGCTAGGGCAGAGTTAGAGCAGAAGAAGGCACTGGATGCATCAAGCAGCAATATGCACAAATGCATGAGAATTAAGGCAGAGAAGGAGAGAGATCAGTTGAAAGAAGAGAAGAGAAAGCTTGAGTACATAATTGGGGATTTATTTAAGCTCAAGGAAACCACCAGGGCAAAGCTGAAGAAGATCAAGGAGATGTGTGAGGAGTAG